The Naumovozyma dairenensis CBS 421 chromosome 1, complete genome genome includes a region encoding these proteins:
- the NDAI0A04050 gene encoding uncharacterized protein (Ty-like retrotransposon): MSSVTTDQRELEESNTLLPEVITTGFVLDEEEEDEIKNVENPYLKMFGQTPAIDALRNSERTKNFNTYEYAEFYCPELFGFKSLKPFRNYKGLVKETKDDDNRNDSYKESGKSFSRSTGMEKYVYGEDPIKFVQQFLREYQKRNILESKSTIYTTFRSLLPAKLTAMCAASDGKEDPDALIEQFVLTQVSWHQLVKNAIDTLKLLDDNVIIAERISQSKVFLETASWVKTNKRLRNMMPLLSLSNSRAREFNSMYQEERFNEDFNLTKAIYSFTGNEVATLTGWSIEHPQDVAIIAQFPRIEESELRNKLGVSKYTDAKYESLKDFITAKDSTMSLTMTKLNKEENDESQTKKIAYLEYDYAFKLTDEEWTKNKPIIKRTNSILGTNFTANPYANNTEFQATGRQWTTSAFKEIIRDRRCKHCGHKKDKNHYCSVDMVIYSYRVSKPRQPK; encoded by the coding sequence ATGTCTAGCGTTACTACCGATCAAAGGGAATTGGAAGAGTCAAATACACTACTTCCAGAAGTAATTACAACAGGATTTGTCTtagacgaagaagaagaggatgaAATCAAGAATGTGGAGAATCCTTACTTAAAGATGTTTGGGCAAACTCCGGCAATTGATGCATTAAGAAACTCCGAAAGAAccaaaaatttcaatacatACGAATACGCGGAATTTTATTGTCCTGAATTATTCGGTTTCAAAAGTCTAAAGCCATTTAGAAATTATAAAGGCTTAGTCAAGGAGACCAAGGACGATGACAATAGAAACGACAGTTATAAAGAATCAGGGAAATCCTTTAGTAGAAGCACAGGAATGgaaaaatatgtttatGGTGAAGATCCAATTAAATTTGTACAGCAATTTTTGCGTGAATAccagaaaagaaatattctaGAAAGTAAATCTACTATTTATACCACCTTTAGAAGTCTGTTACCAGCAAAATTAACTGCTATGTGTGCTGCTTCAGATGGTAAGGAAGATCCAGATGCGTTGATTGAACAATTTGTTTTAACACAAGTATCATGGCATCAATTAGTCAAGAATGCCATTGACACTCTAAAGCTATTGGATGACAACGTAATCATCGCTGAAAGAATCAGTCAATCCAAGGTATTTTTAGAAACAGCTTCATGGGTTAAGACTAATAAGAGATTAAGGAATATGATGcctttattatctttatcaaaCAGTCGTGCCAGGGAGTTTAATTCAATGTACCAGGAAGAACGTTTCAACGAGGATTTCAATCTAACTAAGGctatatattcattcacAGGTAACGAAGTTGCCACTTTAACTGGATGGAGTATTGAACACCCACAGGATGTCGCCATCATTGCACAGTTCCCACGTATTGAAGAATCAGAATTGAGAAATAAATTAGGGGTTTCGAAATATACAGACGCAAAGTATGAATCTCTGAAGGATTTCATTACTGCAAAAGACTCAACAATGAGCTTAACTATGACCAAGTtgaacaaagaagaaaatgatgaaagtcaaaccaaaaaaattgcTTACTTGGAGTACGATTATGCATTTAAGTTAACGGATGAAGAGTGGACCAAAAACAAGCCAATTAtcaaaagaacaaatagCATTTTGGGTACCAACTTCACTGCAAATCCATATGCTAACAATACTGAGTTTCAAGCTACAGGTAGACAGTGGACAACATCAGCCTTCAAAGAGATTATAAGGGATAGAAGATGTAAACATTGTGGACATAAGAAGGacaaaaatcattattgttCAGTAGACATGGTTATTTATAGTTACAGAGTCTCGAAACCACGTCAACCTAAATAA
- the NDAI0A04060 gene encoding uncharacterized protein: MYTVSNKRNHNSNDTTVYSQDLSTTNQTIYHIRARHQWKTLPMATIWIDKRQVQALLDSGSEINLIQEDVAKMLEHQKNVSRINNNNPIKIECGGKISMSEYLLLGSCFKLKERSYTASFHVVNISTNVPKMILGIPWLREHGIILNFEQNAYSIMDQGGKIIDQVNNDTDYKSNFQQVTDNSSYLTQEHANSNLEDEGHDKVDNSEITLPPELSDLAIYVAKPDYKGKLKESDFKTFIEFEKTKPNRMGTPGYPIPQAWLTQAKKQMQVMVDQGVVEEVNGYCNYVSPGFFIRKRDTEELRLVINYRTANQYVIGMESQLPSIYDSIVTLPDSAFTVLDITSAFYTVKLDKLSQDFLCFKVGNQTYRPLRAPMGYKNSAQLFAAFINHILSSSLKPHLTIYVDDLLIIGKPNTIVSLTREVIQHLGGYGIRFSAKKIQFNQRSIEYLGYKIVPGGIKPLERHIEAIVNLPPPQTVRDVRSLIGMANFIRNWIPNISESLKHMYQTIKDYGDKGKKGRISISEELILEYQNFKETLQRLPTIGRFIPGYPILIFTDASRYSTGAVVIQLSDKADSRKPIQMIIDEIKERNGKVQGKILGFSSYKLTPAEQNYSVYDLELLAIDKVLEQYEQWLIGSPVTVITDHANLSRLTTKVRLTPRISRTMEFLMQFDVRIGFMEGDSNTMADGLSRYPIHKSSEPSKIEVELFRRSKLRPEILEPSIPYEDTEIPNQVKRLFITTAKINESDNVFLRVPEMTLEIVEKYQEDQIHDITGLPITLHDKLKEAVSNIKVNSKLHFLTIQGDKLLTKEHKWWIPQEQYEIILWIIWNTHINNDMHRGIQETLRCIRKRYNFDDLYKLTQVVVNSCKICQSNKPTNFSISNYRYIPTPSRPHMIMSADHITDLDTSKDGYNEILVIVDLFTRYTYLIAAKKQDTAEETFQRLEEKLCLHGGLPITMLTDNGTKFKGEFNKNLSWRGINHWNTSIYRAKSNGANERMNGIIKQCLRTHGALMRPHWPQHLSATEFFINSRTHSAIRRSPNELKFGYEPEWIDTNKRLEMLNTDTRIQVMSDEEWYNYIQEKVKPIQALLVKSKDRNKKKITKTGKPVVFKVGEMVWISRHAYVAKGLKALKAVFIGPAVTKEAVRRNIPNKVNILNSSIVLHVNAEFLRKFIKPIDTVRQLRIAMDEYFETIVTTDNTPNRQIK, from the coding sequence ATGTATACAGTAAgtaataaaagaaatcacAATTCGAACGATACAACAGTATATAGTCAGGATCTATCCACAACCAACCAGACGATATATCATATCAGAGCAAGACACCAATGGAAAACCCTACCTATGGCTACCATTTGGATAGATAAACGTCAAGTACAAGCACTTTTGGACAGTGGTAGtgaaattaatttgatACAAGAGGATGTAGCCAAGATGTTGGAGCACCAGAAGAATGTATCAAGAattaacaacaacaacccAATTAAGATCGAGTGTGGAGGAAAAATTAGTATGAGTGAATATCTATTATTAGGATCATGTTTTAAACTAAAGGAAAGATCGTATACAGCTTCGTTCCATGTAGTCAATATTTCAACCAATGTACcaaaaatgatattagGTATACCATGGTTACGTGAACATGGAATTATTCTAAATTTCGAACAAAATGCCTACAGTATTATGGATCAGGGAGGGAAGATCATAGACCAGGTAAATAATGATACCGACTATAAGTCAAACTTTCAACAGGTAACAGATAACTCATCATATTTAACTCAAGAACATGCAAACTCTAACCTAGAGGACGAAGGACACGACAAAGTAGACAATTCTGAAATAACACTGCCACCTGAATTATCAGATCTAGCTATTTACGTTGCAAAACCAGACTATAAGGGAAAATTAAAGGAATCCGACTTTAAGACATTCATAGAATTTGAGAAGACTAAACCAAATCGAATGGGCACTCCAGGATACCCAATTCCACAAGCATGGCTAACACAAgcaaagaaacaaatgCAGGTTATGGTCGATCAAGGTGTAGTAGAAGAAGTTAATGGTTATTGTAACTACGTCAGTCCAGGTTTTTTCATCAGGAAAAGAGATACTGAAGAACTCAGATTGGTAATAAACTACAGAACAGCTAATCAATATGTCATTGGAATGGAATCACAACTACCAAGTATTTACGATTCAATAGTCACTTTGCCTGACTCGGCTTTTACTGTGTTAGACATTACATCAGCCTTTTATACTGTTAAGTTGGATAAATTGTCCCAAGATTTCCTTTGTTTCAAAGTTGGGAATCAGACTTATAGACCTCTTAGAGCTCCTATGGGCTATAAGAATTCTGCTCAATTGTTTGCCGCTTTCATAAACCATATTTTATCCTCCTCATTGAAACCACATCTTACTATTTATGTGGACGATTTGTTAATCATTGGTAAACCGAACACAATTGTGTCTTTGACACGTGAGGTGATCCAACACCTAGGGGGATATGGAATTAGGTTTTCTGCTAAAAAGATTCAATTTAATCAAAGGTCTATAGAATACCTTGGTTATAAAATAGTCCCAGGTGGAATAAAACCTCTTGAAAGGCACATTGAAGCTATTGTCAACCTACCGCCACCTCAAACAGTCAGGGATGTAAGAAGTTTAATAGGAATGGCAAATTTTATTAGGAATTGGATACCAAATATCAGCGAATCGTTGAAACATATGTATCAAACTATTAAAGATTATGGTgacaaaggaaaaaaggGCAGAATATCGATAAGTGAGGAATTGATATTGGAGTACCAAAATTTCAAGGAAACATTACAAAGACTACCAACAATTGGTCGGTTTATTCCAGGTTACCCAATTTTGATCTTCACCGATGCTTCCCGATATTCTACTGGTGCAGTTGTGATCCAACTAAGTGACAAAGCTGATAGTAGAAAACCAATCCAGATGATCATAGACGAAATTAAAGAGAGAAATGGTAAAGTTCAAGGGAAAATATTAGGCTTTTCAAGTTATAAATTAACACCTGCAGAACAAAATTACTCCGTTTATGATCTAGAGCTATTAGCTATTGATAAAGTATTGGAACAGTATGAACAGTGGTTGATTGGTTCCCCAGTTACGGTAATTACTGATCATGCTAACTTAAGTAGATTAACAACTAAAGTTAGGCTGACTCCCAGAATTAGTCGAACCATGGAATTCCTGATGCAATTTGATGTAAGAATAGGGTTTATGGAAGGAGACAGCAATACAATGGCTGACGGACTCTCAAGATATCCCATACACAAATCATCAGAGCCATCCAAAATAGAAGTAGAATTATTCAGAAGGAGCAAATTAAGACCAGAAATACTGGAACCATCAATTCCGTACGAAGATACTGAAATTCCAAATCAAGTTAAACGTTTGTTTATAACTACAGctaaaatcaatgaaagTGATAATGTATTTTTGAGAGTACCAGAAATGACACTAGAAATTGTGGAGAAATATCAAGAGGATCAAATACATGATATTACTGGACTTCCAATTACATTACATGACAAATTAAAGGAAGCTGTGAGTAACATCAAGGTAAATTCGAAACTCCATTTTTTAACAATACAAGGTGATAAACTGCTAACTAAAGAGCATAAATGGTGGATTCCACAAGAACAATACGAAATAATATTGTGGATTATATGGAACACACACATTAACAATGATATGCATCGTGGTATACAGGAAACACTTCGATGTATTAGGAAACGATACAACTTTGATGATCTCTATAAACTTACTCAGGTGGTTGTCAACTCTTGTAAAATCTGTCAATCGAATAAACCAACAAATTTTTCGATCTCAAACTACCGATATATCCCTACTCCTAGCCGACCACATATGATTATGAGTGCAGACCACATTACCGATCTCGATACTTCCAAAGATGGATATAACGAAATATTAGTGATAGTGGATCTTTTTACTCGATATACATACTTAATCGCTGCGAAGAAACAGGATACGGCAGAAGAGACATTTCAGAGATTAGAAGAGAAACTTTGTTTACATGGCGGTTTACCCATCACGATGCTAACCGACAACGGAACAAAATTCAAAGGTgaattcaacaaaaatttGTCTTGGCGTGGAATAAATCATTGGAATACTTCTATTTACAGAGCAAAGTCAAATGGTGCGAACGAACGTATGAATGGTATTATCAAACAATGTCTAAGAACCCATGGAGCATTAATGCGTCCACATTGGCCTCAACATCTATCAGCTActgaatttttcattaatagtAGGACACACTCGGCAATACGTCGATCTCCAAATGAGTTGAAATTTGGCTATGAACCTGAATGGATAGATACAAATAAACGTCTGGAAATGCTTAATACTGATACCAGAATACAAGTTATGtcagatgaagaatggTATAATTATATCCAAGAAAAGGTAAAACCAATTCAAGCCCTATTAGTAAAAAGTAAagatagaaataaaaagaagattaCCAAAACAGGGAAACCAGTGGTATTCAAAGTAGGTGAAATGGTATGGATTTCTAGACATGCATACGTTGCAAAAGGCCTGAAGGCGCTAAAAGCTGTTTTTATAGGACCTGCTGTTACGAAAGAAGCCGTCAGAAGAAACATACCTAATAAggtaaatatattaaactCAAGCATAGTACTTCATGTAAATGCTGAGTTCCTTAGGAAATTCATTAAACCCATTGATACAGTCAGACAATTAAGAATCGCCATGGATGAATATTTCGAAACAATAGTTACAACAGACAACACACCAAACAGACAAATTAAATAG
- the MSL1 gene encoding U2 snRNP complex subunit MSL1 (similar to Saccharomyces cerevisiae MSL1 (YIR009W); ancestral locus Anc_7.165), which produces MPEPPRKKSKKNQKQTRKNIKKKAPISPRSTLYVSNLNEKINPKRLRINLYLLFSIYGEVIKVAISAKKQRGQAYITMKNVDEANLAKISLNDELFFENPLHIEFSKEDSIIR; this is translated from the coding sequence aTGCCCGAACCTCCAAGGAAAAAGTCCAAGAAGAACCAAAAACAAACGAGAAAGAACATTAAGAAGAAAGCTCCAATCTCTCCACGAAGCACACTATACGTCAGTAATTTGAACGAGAAGATAAATCCCAAGCGTTTGAGAATCAATCTAtacttattattttccatttatGGTGAAGTTATTAAGGTAGCCATCTCTGCTAAGAAGCAAAGAGGGCAAGCATATATCACCATGAAGAATGTCGATGAAGCCAATTTGGCAAAAATTTCgttaaatgatgaattgtTCTTTGAGAATCCACTTCATATTGAGTTTAGTAAAGAAGATTCTATAATACGCTAG
- the RAD30 gene encoding DNA-directed DNA polymerase eta (similar to Saccharomyces cerevisiae RAD30 (YDR419W); ancestral locus Anc_5.523), whose translation MLMSKFTWNDLIQLNSVTTSYLSPLSCMAHIDVNAFFAQVEQIRCDYTRDDPVVCVQWNSIIAVSYAARKYGISRMDTIHEAMKKCDHLIPIHTAVFKKGESWWTYYDGYGSWMKEKEKQLPPDNYKVSLDPYRRESRKLFKIFKEYCYSVEKASVDEVFLDLGRLCFEDLMFSDDEVFQKSEAMQAIRNTFINGEYDLQTALPSLPDELKNLEFTGMVFNPANRPLLNDWDDIIFALASRETQKMRDVIKESLGYTTSCGIARTKNVAKLGSNFRKPDAQTIIKNNCLEDFLDNGSFEITSFWTLGGKLGKEICQVLNLPPKDSIKYIRNTWANSPKELESFLEKQLEERGGQFNELTTIDSTNIHTLAKKIFELSRGVHPVQLNTRPLVKSMMSNKNMRSSSCKSLIDCIDWLEVFSGELATRIQELEQEYNKVIIPRSATVLMKTTLGETYRKTTQLHNRDSKLACQDLLNATSKMAAELDKKYAEPNSKKFYPLTNMNLVISNFEILDLKKTVLDMFGNQAQVYEKNNDERNKDEMAEEEDHSTVIAAEEKTEELQCQKCDLFFPNTKEFQEHLDFHFASKLSDSLNGIGNDSRNLSVGEQRLLFSTKRPSSNSKRILSNGKKRKTAKGSGNILSFFSR comes from the coding sequence ATGTTAATGTCAAAGTTTACATGGAATGATTTAATCCAGCTTAACTCAGTTACAACTTCATACCTATCTCCGTTATCATGCATGGCTCATATCGATGTTAATGCATTTTTCGCACAGGTCGAACAAATTAGATGCGACTATACAAGAGATGACCCCGTGGTATGTGTACAATGGAATTCTATAATAGCGGTATCGTATGCAGCCAGAAAATATGGAATATCGAGAATGGATACTATCCACGAAGCCATGAAAAAATGTGATCATCTTATACCTATCCATACTGCGGTATTTAAGAAAGGTGAATCTTGGTGGACCTATTATGATGGATATGGATCATGGAtgaaggaaaaggaaaaacaGCTACCGCCAGATAATTATAAGGTTTCTTTAGATCCATACAGAAGAGAGAGTAGGAAATTGTTTAAgatatttaaagaatacTGTTATTCGGTCGAAAAGGCTAGTGTTGATGAGGTGTTTTTAGATCTCGGACGTCTTTgttttgaagatttgaTGTTTAGTGATGATGAGgtatttcaaaaaagtGAGGCCATGCAAGCAATCCGGAATACATTCATAAACGGTGAGTACGATTTACAAACTGCTTTACCATCGCTTCCTGATGAGCTTAAAAACCTTGAATTTACAGGGATGGTTTTTAATCCTGCGAACCGGCCTTTACTCAATGACTGGGatgatataatttttgCCCTTGCATCAAGAGAGACACAAAAAATGCGGGATGTGATTAAGGAAAGTCTTGGATACACGACATCCTGCGGTATAGCTAGAACGAAGAACGTTGCTAAATTAGGATCTAACTTTAGAAAACCTGATGCACagacaataataaaaaataattgtttAGAAGATTTTCTGGATAACGgatcatttgaaattacGAGTTTTTGGACCTTAGGTGGTAAATTAGGCAAAGAAATATGCCAAGTATTAAATCTTCCTCCAAAGGATagtataaaatatattcgaAATACATGGGCAAATTCTCCAAAAGAATTAGAGTCATTTTTAGAAAAACAGCTTGAAGAGAGAGGAGGTCAGTTCAATGAATTAACTACTATCGATTCAACAAATATTCATACTTTGGCGAAGAAGATTTTCGAGCTTTCAAGGGGTGTTCACCCTGTCCAATTGAATACCCGTCCACTAGTGAAGTCGATGATgtcaaataaaaatatgagATCAAGTTCCTGTAAGAGTTTGATAGATTGTATCGATTGGCTGGAAGTATTTAGTGGTGAGCTAGCCACCCGTATTCAAGAACTAGAGCaggaatataataaagtaataataccaaGATCAGCAACTGTTTTAATGAAGACAACTCTTGGTGAAACGTATAGGAAAACTACCCAGTTGCATAACCGTGATTCCAAACTGGCTTGCCAGGACCTCCTCAATGCAACCTCGAAAATGGCTGctgaattagataaaaaatatgctgaaccaaattcaaaaaaattttaCCCATTAACCAATATGAATCTAgtaatttccaatttcgaaatattagatttgaagaagacAGTACTCGATATGTTTGGGAACCAGGCGCAGGTTTAcgaaaagaataatgatgaacGAAATAAGGACGAAATGGCGGAGGAAGAGGACCATAGCACAGTAATAGCGgcagaagaaaaaacaGAAGAGTTACAGTGTCAAAAATGTGATctattttttccaaatacTAAAGAATTTCAAGAGCACTTAGATTTTCACTTTGCGTCAAAATTATCTGATAGCCTCAATGGTATAGGAAATGATTCAAGAAACCTTTCTGTTGGTGAACAACgacttttattttcaacCAAAAGGCCTAGCAGCAATAGTAAACGGATTCTTTCTAATGGtaagaagagaaaaacTGCTAAAGGATCTGGAAACATCTTATCTTTTTTCTCAAGATAG
- the RPL12B gene encoding 60S ribosomal protein uL11 (similar to Saccharomyces cerevisiae RPL12B (YDR418W) and RPL12A (YEL054C); ancestral locus Anc_5.522), translated as MPPKFDPTEVKYLYLRAVGGEVGASAALAPKIGPLGLSPKKVGEDIAKATKDFKGIKVTVQLKIQNRQATASVVPSASSLVITALKEPPRDRKKDKNIKHSGNLQLDDIIEIAKQMQEKSFGKNLASVTKEILGTAQSIGCRVDFKNPHDIIEGINAGEIEIPEN; from the coding sequence ATGCCTCCAAAGTTTGATCCAACTGAAGTCAAATACTTGTACTTAAGAGCTGTCGGTGGTGAAGTTGGTGCTTCTGCCGCTTTAGCTCCTAAGATCGGTCCTTTGGGTTTGTCTCCAAAGAAGGTCGGTGAAGATATCGCCAAGGCTACCAAGGACTTCAAGGGTATCAAGGTTACCGTCCAATTGAAGATCCAAAACAGACAAGCTACTGCTTCTGTTGTTCCATCTGCTTCCTCTTTGGTTATTACTGCTTTGAAGGAACCACCAAGAGACAGAAAGAAGGATAAGAACATCAAGCACAGTGGTAACTTACAATTGGATgacattattgaaattgcTAAGCAAATGCAAGAAAAATCTTTCGGTAAGAACTTGGCTTCCGTCactaaagaaattttaGGTACCGCTCAATCCATTGGTTGTCGTGTTGATTTCAAAAACCCTCACGATATCATTGAAGGTATTAACGCTggtgaaattgaaattccaGAAAACTAa